The following proteins come from a genomic window of Planktothrix agardhii NIES-204:
- a CDS encoding pentapeptide repeat-containing protein, whose translation MAKFMDYVNNGERLSTQKFQDEYARGRRDFSYTNLTEIKLPGMNLCEIDLRRAVLYKANLQGANLSQADLEGANLSYANLSDANLSWANLSGTNLAHTKLHHTNLSWADLDAANPEHAQLKLTTITAVRLPWGVYIISHKKARKEFNEN comes from the coding sequence ATGGCTAAATTTATGGATTATGTTAATAACGGTGAACGGCTTTCTACACAAAAGTTTCAGGATGAATATGCCAGAGGACGGCGAGATTTTAGCTATACAAATTTGACTGAAATTAAGTTACCGGGGATGAATTTATGCGAGATTGACTTACGCCGTGCAGTTCTGTACAAAGCTAATTTGCAAGGTGCCAATTTAAGCCAAGCCGACTTAGAAGGAGCGAATCTCAGCTATGCTAACCTCAGTGATGCTAATCTGAGTTGGGCAAATTTGAGTGGTACAAATCTGGCCCATACAAAGTTACATCATACTAACCTCAGTTGGGCTGATTTGGATGCTGCTAATCCTGAACACGCTCAATTAAAGTTAACAACAATTACGGCAGTACGTCTTCCTTGGGGAGTGTACATTATCAGTCATAAAAAAGCGAGAAAGGAATTTAACGAGAATTAA